One Bradyrhizobium zhanjiangense DNA segment encodes these proteins:
- the lspA gene encoding signal peptidase II, which produces MTPLRAGITSALVTLVLDQASKLWLLNVFDLAHRDVVRVTPFFDLVLAWNIGISFGWLQNDGQAAQLALMAVKAIAVVALAIWMARSHTLLATIALGLIIGGAIGNGIDRLAYGAVVDFALFHIEIGGHTYNWYVFNLADVAIVAGVAALLYDSFLGVPAAKAP; this is translated from the coding sequence ATGACCCCGCTCCGCGCCGGCATCACCTCCGCCCTGGTCACCCTCGTCCTCGACCAGGCCTCCAAACTTTGGTTGCTGAACGTGTTCGACCTCGCTCATCGCGACGTGGTGCGGGTGACACCGTTCTTCGATCTGGTGCTGGCGTGGAACATCGGCATCAGCTTCGGCTGGCTCCAGAACGACGGCCAGGCGGCGCAGCTCGCGCTGATGGCCGTCAAAGCTATCGCGGTAGTCGCGCTGGCGATCTGGATGGCCCGCTCCCACACCCTTCTCGCGACCATCGCGCTGGGCTTGATCATCGGGGGCGCCATCGGCAATGGCATCGACCGCCTGGCCTATGGTGCGGTGGTGGATTTCGCCCTGTTTCACATCGAAATCGGCGGACATACCTATAATTGGTACGTGTTTAACCTCGCCGACGTGGCCATCGTTGCTGGGGTGGCGGCGCTATTGTATGATTCCTTCCTGGGGGTACCCGCCGCAAAAGCGCCCTGA
- a CDS encoding bifunctional riboflavin kinase/FAD synthetase, translated as MAPHFTVIRDTTPDSAIPRGAVVAMGNFDGVHLGHRAVIAAALEMGRAHGRPALALTFEPHPRRFFSPNTPQFRLTDEPAKLRLLAGTGLAGAVVMTFDKARAGTSAQDFIHHDLIGRLGVSGIAVGYDFHFGKGRVGSPSLLVNEAPRLGIEVDVQPHVDIDERPVSSSAIRIALAEGQVDEATSMLGAPWFITGEVIHGEKRGRDLGYPTANIRLDANCGLKHGIYAVRVGRGGERLDGVASFGRRPTFDNGAPLLEIFLFDFKGDLYGQALDCAFVGFIREELKFDSLEALIRQMDDDSARARAMLAAAPDAFPKLGAID; from the coding sequence ATGGCTCCGCATTTTACCGTCATCCGCGACACCACGCCGGACTCTGCGATTCCGAGGGGCGCCGTGGTCGCCATGGGCAATTTCGACGGCGTTCATCTCGGTCACCGCGCCGTGATTGCGGCCGCCCTGGAAATGGGCCGGGCGCATGGCCGCCCTGCGCTAGCATTGACCTTCGAACCGCATCCGCGACGGTTTTTCAGCCCCAACACCCCGCAATTCCGCTTGACGGACGAGCCGGCCAAGCTGCGGCTTTTGGCCGGCACCGGCCTTGCCGGCGCCGTGGTCATGACTTTCGACAAGGCGCGCGCCGGAACCAGCGCGCAAGACTTCATTCACCATGACCTGATCGGACGCCTCGGCGTCAGCGGCATCGCCGTCGGTTACGACTTCCATTTCGGCAAAGGTCGCGTCGGCTCGCCGAGCCTGCTGGTCAACGAGGCGCCCAGGCTCGGCATCGAGGTCGACGTGCAGCCCCATGTCGATATCGACGAGCGGCCAGTCTCCTCCAGCGCGATCCGGATCGCCCTCGCCGAGGGCCAGGTGGACGAAGCCACCAGCATGCTGGGAGCCCCCTGGTTCATCACCGGCGAGGTGATCCACGGTGAGAAGCGCGGCCGCGACCTTGGCTATCCCACCGCCAACATCCGTCTGGACGCCAATTGCGGCCTGAAGCACGGCATCTACGCCGTGCGGGTCGGCCGCGGCGGCGAGCGCCTCGACGGCGTGGCAAGCTTCGGTCGCCGCCCGACTTTCGACAATGGCGCGCCGCTGCTGGAAATCTTCCTGTTCGACTTCAAGGGCGATCTCTACGGGCAGGCGCTCGACTGCGCCTTCGTCGGCTTCATCCGCGAAGAGCTGAAATTCGACAGCCTGGAGGCCCTGATCCGCCAGATGGACGACGATTCCGCCCGCGCCCGCGCCATGCTGGCCGCCGCCCCGGACGCGTTTCCGAAGCTTGGCGCGATCGATTGA
- the ileS gene encoding isoleucine--tRNA ligase: protein MSEKPQKSQKSEVKDYSKTLFLPQTEFPMRAGLPQREPEILKRWYEIGLYEKLRESAKGRAKFVLHDGPPYANGNIHIGTALNKILKDLVTKSQQMLGFDSNYVPGWDCHGLPIEWKVEEEHYRKKGKQKPDFRDSAAMIDFRKECRAYATHWLGVQREEFKRLGVIGDWDHPYATMSFPAEAQIARELMKFAANGTLYRGSKPVMWSVVEKTALAEAEVEYEDYTSDTVWVKFPVTSPAHGALASASVVIWTTTPWTLPGNRAISFSPKIGYGLYKVTDAPADNWAKTGDLLILADALAEEVFKQARVTAYEKVRDVPGDTMDAIECAHPLKGLAGGYDFIVPLLPGDHVTDDTGTGFVHTAPGHGREDFDAWMAQARDLDARGINTAIPYTVDENGAYTDHAPGFAGKRVINDKGEKGDANEAVIKALVERGMLLARGRLKHQYPHSWRSKKPVIFRNTPQWFIAMDKDVAADGKTKSGDTLRARALHAISVTQWVPPSGENRINGMIEARPDWVISRQRAWGVPIAVFVREKGDGSAEILQDEAVNTRIGEAFEQEGADAWYAKGARERFLGPRASEDWQKVDDILDVWFDSGSTHAFVLEDPVHFPGLAGIKRKVDGGTDTVMYLEGSDQHRGWFHSSLLESCGTRGRAPYDIVLTHGFTQAEDGRKMSKSLGNTIEPQAVIKESGADILRLWVASCDYTDDQRIGPEILKNTVETYRKLRNTVRWMLGTLHHYKPADAIASADMPELERLMLHELAIRAAAIDKAYREFDFKSVVAILSAFLNSELSAFYFDIRKDTLYCDPPSSLTRKAALTTIDLLCASILKWLAPILSFTAEEGWRMYRPDAEPSVHLTLFPNDLESLRDDKLAAKWETIRNVRRVVTGALELERAAKNIGSSLEASPVIYVADRVMLATLFDVDLAEVCITSNYEVREGEAPASAFRLDAVPGVAVVVEKAVGTKCARSWKISPTVGEDPEYPDVTPRDAQALREWKALGVSV from the coding sequence ATGTCCGAAAAGCCGCAGAAGTCCCAAAAGTCTGAAGTCAAAGACTATTCGAAAACCCTATTCCTGCCGCAGACCGAATTCCCGATGCGCGCCGGCCTGCCGCAGCGCGAGCCGGAGATCCTCAAGCGCTGGTACGAGATCGGCCTCTACGAGAAGCTGCGCGAGAGCGCCAAGGGTCGCGCCAAATTCGTCCTGCATGACGGCCCGCCCTACGCCAACGGCAACATCCATATCGGCACGGCGCTGAACAAGATCCTGAAGGATCTCGTCACCAAGAGCCAGCAGATGCTCGGCTTCGATTCCAACTACGTGCCGGGCTGGGACTGCCACGGCCTGCCGATCGAGTGGAAGGTCGAGGAAGAGCACTATCGCAAGAAGGGCAAGCAGAAGCCCGACTTCCGCGACAGTGCCGCGATGATCGATTTCCGCAAGGAATGCCGCGCCTATGCCACGCACTGGCTCGGCGTGCAGCGCGAGGAGTTCAAGCGCCTTGGCGTGATCGGCGACTGGGACCATCCCTACGCCACCATGAGCTTTCCGGCCGAAGCCCAGATCGCGCGCGAGCTGATGAAGTTCGCCGCCAACGGCACGCTCTATCGCGGCTCCAAGCCGGTGATGTGGAGCGTGGTCGAGAAGACCGCGCTGGCCGAAGCCGAGGTCGAATACGAGGACTACACCTCCGATACGGTGTGGGTGAAATTCCCGGTCACCTCGCCCGCGCACGGCGCGCTTGCCTCCGCAAGCGTGGTGATCTGGACCACCACGCCCTGGACTCTGCCCGGCAACCGCGCGATCTCGTTCTCGCCGAAGATCGGCTATGGCCTGTACAAGGTGACGGACGCGCCCGCCGACAATTGGGCCAAGACCGGCGATCTCCTCATCCTCGCCGACGCGCTCGCTGAAGAAGTCTTCAAGCAGGCGCGCGTGACAGCCTATGAGAAGGTCCGCGACGTCCCCGGCGACACCATGGACGCGATCGAATGCGCCCATCCGCTGAAGGGCCTCGCCGGCGGCTACGACTTCATCGTCCCGCTACTGCCCGGTGATCATGTCACCGATGACACCGGCACCGGCTTCGTGCACACGGCGCCCGGCCATGGCCGCGAGGACTTTGACGCGTGGATGGCGCAGGCGCGCGATCTCGATGCGCGCGGCATCAACACGGCGATCCCCTATACCGTCGATGAGAACGGCGCCTACACCGATCATGCGCCGGGGTTTGCCGGCAAGCGGGTCATCAACGACAAGGGCGAGAAGGGCGACGCCAACGAGGCCGTGATCAAGGCGCTCGTCGAAAGAGGCATGCTGCTCGCGCGCGGTCGGCTGAAGCATCAATATCCGCACTCCTGGCGTTCCAAGAAGCCGGTGATCTTCCGCAACACGCCGCAATGGTTCATCGCGATGGACAAGGACGTTGCCGCTGACGGCAAGACGAAGTCCGGCGACACGCTCCGCGCGCGCGCGCTGCACGCGATCTCGGTGACGCAATGGGTGCCGCCGTCGGGCGAGAACCGCATCAACGGCATGATCGAGGCCCGGCCGGACTGGGTGATCTCGCGCCAACGCGCCTGGGGCGTGCCGATTGCCGTGTTCGTGCGCGAGAAGGGCGACGGCTCCGCCGAGATCCTCCAGGACGAGGCCGTCAATACGCGCATTGGGGAAGCTTTCGAGCAGGAAGGCGCGGACGCCTGGTATGCGAAGGGAGCGCGCGAGCGCTTTCTCGGCCCGCGCGCGAGCGAGGACTGGCAGAAGGTCGACGACATCCTCGACGTCTGGTTCGATTCCGGCTCGACGCACGCCTTCGTGCTCGAAGACCCCGTGCATTTCCCGGGCCTCGCCGGTATCAAGCGCAAGGTCGATGGCGGCACCGACACGGTGATGTATCTCGAAGGCTCGGACCAGCATCGTGGCTGGTTCCACTCATCGCTGCTGGAGAGCTGCGGCACGCGCGGTCGGGCTCCTTACGACATCGTGCTGACCCACGGCTTCACCCAGGCCGAGGACGGCCGCAAGATGTCGAAGTCGCTCGGCAACACCATCGAGCCGCAGGCCGTCATCAAGGAATCCGGCGCCGACATCCTGAGACTTTGGGTTGCGTCCTGCGACTACACCGACGACCAGCGCATCGGCCCCGAGATCCTGAAGAACACCGTCGAGACCTATCGCAAGCTGCGCAACACCGTGCGCTGGATGCTGGGTACGCTGCATCACTATAAGCCGGCCGACGCGATCGCCTCTGCCGACATGCCCGAGCTTGAGCGGCTGATGCTGCACGAGCTCGCGATCCGCGCTGCCGCCATCGACAAGGCCTATCGGGAGTTCGACTTCAAGAGCGTGGTGGCTATTCTGTCCGCCTTCCTCAACAGCGAGCTGTCAGCCTTCTACTTCGACATCCGCAAGGACACGCTCTATTGCGATCCGCCCTCTTCGCTGACGCGCAAGGCGGCGCTGACCACCATCGACCTGTTGTGCGCCTCGATCCTGAAATGGCTGGCGCCGATCCTCAGCTTCACCGCGGAGGAAGGCTGGCGCATGTACCGGCCCGACGCCGAGCCGTCCGTGCATCTGACGCTGTTTCCGAACGATCTCGAAAGCTTGCGCGACGACAAGCTCGCGGCGAAGTGGGAGACGATCCGCAACGTGCGCCGCGTCGTCACCGGCGCGCTCGAGCTCGAACGCGCCGCCAAGAATATCGGCTCGTCGCTGGAGGCCTCGCCGGTGATCTATGTCGCCGACCGGGTCATGCTGGCGACGCTGTTCGACGTCGATCTCGCCGAAGTCTGCATCACTTCGAACTACGAGGTGCGTGAGGGCGAGGCGCCGGCTTCCGCGTTCCGCCTCGATGCCGTGCCCGGCGTCGCGGTCGTCGTCGAGAAGGCGGTCGGCACCAAATGCGCCCGCTCCTGGAAGATCTCACCGACGGTGGGCGAAGACCCCGAATACCCCGACGTCACCCCGCGCGACGCTCAGGCACTGCGCGAATGGAAGGCGCTGGGGGTCAGCGTTTAA
- a CDS encoding c-type cytochrome, with amino-acid sequence MVLMMRVADAQMPLPAARPLDGATLFKQQCAVCHTTNLSEPMRQGPPLVKIVGRPAGKLDGFRYSENLAKADFAWDEAKLDAWLANPQAVVPGVVMAYRQAKPETRAAIITYLKEQN; translated from the coding sequence ATGGTGCTGATGATGCGGGTTGCCGACGCGCAGATGCCCTTGCCGGCGGCAAGACCGCTGGATGGCGCGACACTCTTCAAACAGCAATGCGCGGTGTGCCACACCACCAACCTGTCGGAGCCGATGCGGCAGGGTCCGCCTCTGGTCAAGATCGTGGGCCGGCCCGCCGGCAAGCTCGATGGCTTTCGCTACTCGGAGAATCTCGCGAAGGCTGACTTCGCCTGGGACGAGGCAAAGCTCGACGCCTGGCTGGCCAATCCTCAAGCGGTCGTTCCCGGCGTGGTCATGGCTTACCGGCAGGCGAAGCCGGAGACGCGCGCCGCCATCATCACTTATCTCAAGGAGCAGAATTGA
- a CDS encoding response regulator, which yields MAVDLSMPVLVVDDYSTMIRIIRNLLKQLGFENIDDASDGSAALNKMRGKKYGLVISDWNMEPMTGYDLLREVRADPNLATTPFIMITAESKTENVIAAKKAGVNNYIVKPFNAATLKTKIEAVFPDMASA from the coding sequence ATGGCGGTTGATTTGTCGATGCCGGTTCTGGTGGTGGACGACTACAGCACCATGATCCGTATCATCAGGAATCTGCTGAAGCAGCTTGGCTTCGAGAACATCGATGATGCCAGCGACGGTTCGGCGGCGCTGAACAAGATGCGCGGCAAGAAGTACGGGCTCGTGATCTCCGACTGGAACATGGAGCCGATGACGGGTTACGACCTCCTGCGTGAAGTGCGCGCGGATCCGAACCTCGCCACCACGCCCTTCATCATGATTACGGCCGAGTCCAAGACCGAGAACGTGATCGCGGCCAAGAAGGCCGGCGTGAACAACTACATCGTCAAGCCGTTCAACGCGGCGACGCTGAAGACCAAGATCGAGGCGGTCTTCCCGGACATGGCGAGCGCGTAA
- a CDS encoding M16 family metallopeptidase, whose amino-acid sequence MMSSYRSAACLLAALLSTSVLTAGASLAQTTVTSAPPASFTLSNGMQVVVIPDHRTPVITEMIWYKVGSADETPGKSGLAHFLEHLMFKGTSKHPVGEFSQTVLRVGGNENASTSVDYTNYYQRVPREQLPTMMEFEADRMTGLILKDENVLPERDVVLEEYNMRVANNPDARLNEQIMAALYLNHPYGRPVIGWHQEIEKLDREDALAFYRRFYAPNNAILVIAGDVDAAEIRPLVERNFAAIPAQPAIPARRIRPQEPEPAAPRTVTLADPRVEQPNMRRYYLVPSATTAAAGESAALDVLAQLMGSGSNSYLYRALVVDKPLAVSANASYSSISLDPTQFAISAAPKPGVSFAEVEQAVDGVIANVAQNPIRAEDLERVKTQLIAEAIYAQDNQAVLARWYGGALTTGLSIEDIRSWPDRIRAVTAEQVRAVAQKWLEKKRSVTGYLIKDTATAKREEKRS is encoded by the coding sequence ATGATGTCCTCTTACCGATCGGCTGCCTGCCTCCTTGCCGCGCTGCTTTCGACGAGTGTCCTGACGGCCGGCGCGTCCCTCGCCCAGACCACGGTAACATCGGCCCCGCCCGCCAGCTTCACGCTCAGCAACGGCATGCAGGTCGTGGTGATCCCGGATCACCGCACGCCCGTGATCACGGAGATGATCTGGTACAAGGTCGGCTCGGCCGACGAGACGCCAGGCAAATCCGGCCTCGCGCATTTCCTCGAGCACCTGATGTTCAAGGGCACCTCGAAGCATCCGGTCGGCGAATTCTCGCAGACCGTGCTCCGCGTCGGTGGCAACGAGAACGCCTCGACCTCGGTCGACTACACCAACTACTACCAGCGCGTTCCGCGCGAGCAGTTGCCGACCATGATGGAGTTCGAGGCCGACCGCATGACCGGCCTCATCCTCAAGGACGAGAACGTGCTGCCCGAGCGCGACGTCGTGCTCGAAGAGTACAACATGCGCGTCGCCAACAATCCGGACGCGCGGCTGAACGAGCAGATCATGGCCGCGCTCTATCTCAACCACCCGTACGGCCGGCCGGTGATCGGCTGGCACCAGGAGATCGAGAAGCTCGATCGCGAGGATGCGCTCGCCTTCTACCGCCGCTTCTACGCGCCGAACAACGCGATCCTGGTGATCGCCGGCGACGTCGACGCCGCTGAAATCCGCCCGCTGGTCGAGCGCAATTTCGCCGCCATCCCGGCGCAGCCCGCCATCCCGGCGCGGCGCATTCGTCCGCAGGAGCCGGAGCCGGCCGCACCGCGCACCGTCACGCTGGCCGACCCGCGGGTCGAGCAGCCGAACATGCGGCGCTATTATCTCGTGCCCTCGGCGACCACCGCTGCGGCCGGCGAGAGCGCGGCTCTCGACGTGCTCGCGCAGCTGATGGGCAGCGGCAGCAATTCCTATCTCTACCGCGCCCTCGTCGTCGACAAGCCGCTCGCGGTCTCCGCCAACGCCAGCTATTCGAGCATCTCGCTCGACCCGACCCAGTTCGCGATCTCGGCCGCACCGAAACCCGGCGTCAGCTTTGCAGAGGTCGAGCAGGCGGTCGATGGCGTCATCGCCAATGTCGCGCAGAACCCGATCCGCGCCGAGGATCTGGAGCGGGTCAAGACCCAGCTCATTGCGGAAGCGATCTACGCCCAGGACAACCAGGCGGTGCTGGCGCGTTGGTATGGCGGCGCGCTGACCACGGGCCTATCGATCGAGGACATCAGGAGCTGGCCCGACCGCATCCGCGCAGTCACTGCCGAGCAGGTTCGCGCCGTTGCGCAGAAATGGCTCGAAAAGAAGCGCTCGGTGACGGGCTATCTGATCAAGGACACCGCCACCGCCAAGCGCGAGGAGAAGCGTTCGTGA
- a CDS encoding M16 family metallopeptidase, which produces MTYPFLRAHHFALSFVTGAALALAAVSPSHAAAKIQHLTSPGGIEAWFVQDATVPLIAMEYSFAGGSAQDPKDKSGVANLVGDLLDEGSGDLDSKTFHERLDRRAIELSFNATRDTFRGSLRMLRDNKDEAFDLLRMALTSPHFDTADVERIRSQVISGLRRETTNPTSLASRKFLEVAFGDHPYGRQTNGNLNSVPTITVADLKDYVGRVLAKDGLKIAVVGDVDPATLGKLLDHTFGSLPAKANLTPVPDVDAAKPPQRAFVTLDVPQTVITFGGPGVKRSDPNFMAAYVVNHILGGGGLSSRLYREVREKRGLAYSVYESLLWMEHSALFTGNTGTRADRAGDTIDAIEKEVRRIAEEGPTQKELDEAKSYLKGSQMLALDTSSKLAQALLQYQQDKLPIDYIEKRNAIVDAVTLDDAKAAAKRLWGEGLLTVVVGRAPQAAAQPVAVPATKSN; this is translated from the coding sequence GTGACCTATCCCTTCCTTCGCGCGCATCATTTCGCGCTGTCCTTCGTTACCGGCGCGGCCCTCGCACTGGCCGCGGTCTCGCCGTCGCATGCAGCCGCAAAGATCCAGCATCTGACCTCTCCGGGCGGCATCGAAGCCTGGTTCGTGCAGGACGCAACCGTGCCGCTGATCGCCATGGAATATTCCTTCGCCGGCGGCTCGGCGCAGGATCCCAAGGACAAATCGGGCGTCGCCAACCTCGTCGGCGACCTTCTCGACGAGGGCTCCGGCGATCTCGACTCCAAGACGTTCCATGAACGGCTCGACCGCCGCGCCATCGAGCTCTCCTTCAATGCCACACGCGATACTTTCCGCGGCAGCCTGCGCATGTTGCGCGACAATAAGGACGAGGCCTTCGATCTGCTCAGGATGGCGCTGACCTCGCCGCATTTCGACACCGCCGACGTCGAGCGCATCCGCTCGCAGGTCATCTCGGGACTGCGCCGCGAGACCACCAATCCGACATCGCTGGCGAGCCGCAAATTCCTCGAGGTCGCCTTCGGCGATCACCCCTACGGCCGGCAGACCAACGGCAACCTCAACAGCGTGCCGACCATCACGGTCGCCGACTTGAAGGATTATGTCGGCCGCGTGCTCGCCAAGGATGGGCTGAAGATCGCGGTCGTCGGCGACGTCGATCCGGCCACGCTCGGCAAGCTGCTCGACCACACCTTTGGTAGCCTCCCCGCCAAGGCCAACCTCACGCCGGTCCCCGACGTCGATGCCGCAAAGCCGCCGCAGCGCGCCTTCGTGACGCTCGACGTGCCGCAGACCGTGATCACCTTCGGTGGCCCCGGGGTGAAGCGCAGCGATCCCAACTTCATGGCCGCCTACGTCGTCAATCACATCCTTGGCGGCGGTGGATTGTCCTCCCGGCTCTATCGCGAGGTCCGCGAGAAGCGCGGGCTGGCCTATTCCGTGTACGAATCGCTGCTCTGGATGGAGCACTCGGCGCTGTTCACCGGCAATACCGGCACGCGCGCCGACCGCGCCGGCGACACCATCGACGCCATCGAGAAGGAGGTCCGCCGCATCGCCGAGGAGGGCCCGACACAGAAGGAGCTCGATGAGGCCAAGTCCTACCTCAAGGGCTCGCAGATGCTGGCGCTCGACACCTCCTCCAAGCTGGCGCAGGCGCTGTTGCAGTATCAGCAGGACAAGCTGCCGATCGACTATATCGAGAAGCGTAACGCCATCGTCGATGCGGTGACGCTGGACGACGCCAAGGCTGCCGCGAAGCGCCTGTGGGGCGAGGGCCTCCTCACCGTCGTCGTCGGCCGCGCCCCCCAGGCCGCTGCGCAGCCGGTGGCGGTACCGGCGACGAAGTCGAACTGA
- a CDS encoding TIGR01459 family HAD-type hydrolase, with product MTTLHFAESLRELVAGVDVVLSDIWGVVHNGLESFPEACEALHTYRSRGGTVILITNAPRPADSVQRQLRKLGVADETYDAIVSSGDLTRLYVAEHPGRKMFWLGPERDNSIYRGLDATTAPLEEADYIVCTGLYDDETETAEDYRGMMLKARERKLTLVCANPDIVVERGDRLIYCAGAIAELYRELGGEVIFYGKPHRPIYERAMALAGERQGHQIDRKKVLAIGDSVRTDLTGAREFGIDCLFVTRGIHAEEFEGLDQLDPASVMELFGHPPKALMRELKW from the coding sequence ATGACCACGTTGCATTTTGCCGAAAGCCTGCGCGAGCTCGTGGCTGGCGTTGACGTCGTGCTCAGCGACATCTGGGGCGTGGTCCATAACGGTCTCGAATCCTTCCCCGAGGCCTGCGAGGCGCTCCATACCTATCGCAGCCGCGGCGGCACGGTGATCCTGATCACCAACGCACCGCGCCCAGCCGACTCCGTGCAGCGGCAATTGCGCAAGCTCGGTGTCGCGGACGAGACCTATGACGCGATCGTCTCGTCGGGCGACCTGACGCGGCTCTATGTCGCCGAGCATCCCGGCCGCAAGATGTTCTGGCTCGGCCCCGAGCGCGACAACTCGATCTACCGTGGCCTCGATGCGACGACCGCGCCGCTGGAGGAAGCCGATTACATCGTCTGCACCGGCCTCTATGACGACGAGACCGAGACGGCGGAAGACTATCGCGGCATGATGCTGAAGGCGCGCGAGCGCAAGCTGACGCTGGTCTGCGCCAACCCCGACATCGTGGTCGAACGCGGCGACCGGCTGATCTATTGCGCCGGCGCCATCGCCGAGCTCTACCGCGAGCTCGGGGGCGAGGTGATCTTCTACGGCAAGCCGCACCGGCCGATCTATGAGCGCGCGATGGCGCTCGCCGGCGAACGCCAGGGCCACCAAATTGATCGCAAAAAGGTCTTGGCGATCGGCGATTCCGTCCGCACCGATCTCACCGGCGCGCGCGAGTTCGGCATCGACTGCCTGTTCGTCACCCGCGGCATCCATGCCGAGGAGTTCGAGGGTCTCGATCAGCTCGATCCGGCATCCGTGATGGAATTGTTCGGCCATCCGCCGAAGGCGCTGATGCGCGAATTGAAGTGGTGA
- the arfB gene encoding alternative ribosome rescue aminoacyl-tRNA hydrolase ArfB, with protein MLRISRDLVIDEDDIEIGFVRASGPGGQNVNKVATSAQLRFDTRKLTLPEDAAIRLARIAGQRMTKDGVIVIHAQRFRTQERNRQDAIDRLVEMLREAMVRPIPRRATRPTFASKQRRLEGKKRRSDIKAGRGGRFDD; from the coding sequence ATGCTGCGGATATCCCGCGATCTCGTCATCGACGAGGACGACATCGAGATCGGCTTTGTCCGCGCCTCCGGGCCTGGCGGACAGAACGTCAACAAGGTCGCGACTTCAGCGCAACTGCGCTTCGACACGCGCAAGCTGACCCTGCCGGAGGATGCCGCCATCCGGCTTGCCCGCATCGCCGGACAGCGCATGACCAAGGACGGCGTGATCGTGATCCACGCCCAGCGCTTCCGCACCCAGGAGCGCAATCGGCAGGATGCCATCGACCGGCTGGTCGAAATGTTGCGCGAGGCGATGGTACGCCCGATCCCGCGGCGCGCGACACGGCCGACCTTCGCGTCCAAGCAGCGCCGGCTCGAAGGCAAGAAGCGGCGTAGCGACATCAAGGCCGGACGCGGCGGCCGCTTCGACGATTGA
- a CDS encoding IS5 family transposase yields MRGSDERSGSLFSYVDLEARVRPDHALRKIREIVNAALDDLSKAFAGLYTDFGRPSIAPERLLRAMLLQAFYGIRSERQLMERLEFDLLFRWFVGLGVDDPVWDHSTFSKNRDRLLEGEIAAKFLSAVMAQPKVKRLLSSDHFSVDGTLIEAWASIKSFRRRDGGDNDSGGPGRNAERSFHKEKRSNKTHQSTTDPEARLYKKGDGQPAKLCYMGHALMENRHGLAVGGIVSQATGTAERETALALIDNCHPRGRRVTLGADKAYDVTQFVHDLRERSVTPHIAIDGHLSKTGVPRKTAVDARSTRHAGYEISQRCRKRIEEVFGWIKSSAGLAKVKLRGRERVDAVFTLALAAYNLIRLPKLLAVQL; encoded by the coding sequence ATGCGGGGATCGGACGAGCGGTCTGGATCGCTCTTCAGTTACGTGGATCTTGAAGCGCGGGTTCGCCCGGATCACGCCTTACGGAAGATCCGGGAGATTGTGAACGCTGCGCTGGACGATCTATCGAAGGCATTTGCGGGGCTTTACACGGACTTTGGCCGACCCTCGATTGCACCGGAGAGGCTGCTTCGGGCGATGTTGTTGCAGGCGTTCTATGGCATCCGCTCGGAACGACAATTGATGGAGCGGCTGGAGTTCGACCTGTTGTTCCGCTGGTTTGTCGGTCTTGGCGTGGACGATCCGGTGTGGGACCACTCGACCTTTTCCAAGAACCGCGACCGGCTGCTAGAGGGTGAGATCGCCGCTAAGTTCCTCTCCGCGGTAATGGCTCAGCCGAAAGTGAAGCGGCTATTGTCGAGCGACCACTTCTCGGTGGACGGCACGCTGATTGAGGCGTGGGCTTCGATCAAGAGCTTCCGCAGAAGGGATGGAGGCGACAACGACAGTGGGGGGCCGGGACGTAACGCTGAGCGCAGCTTCCACAAGGAGAAGCGTTCAAACAAGACGCACCAAAGCACCACCGATCCGGAGGCTCGGCTGTACAAGAAGGGCGATGGGCAGCCGGCCAAGCTCTGCTACATGGGGCATGCTCTGATGGAAAATCGCCATGGTTTGGCGGTCGGCGGCATTGTCAGCCAGGCCACCGGTACGGCCGAACGAGAGACAGCGCTGGCGTTGATTGATAATTGCCATCCCAGAGGCCGGCGGGTCACGCTCGGCGCGGACAAGGCTTATGACGTTACGCAGTTCGTGCACGACTTGAGAGAACGATCGGTGACGCCGCACATCGCAATCGACGGACACCTCAGCAAGACAGGCGTCCCGCGCAAGACGGCGGTCGATGCCCGCTCCACCCGCCATGCCGGCTACGAGATCAGCCAACGCTGCCGCAAGCGGATTGAGGAAGTGTTCGGATGGATCAAGAGTTCCGCCGGTCTGGCCAAGGTAAAGCTGCGAGGGCGCGAGCGTGTGGACGCCGTCTTTACGTTGGCGCTTGCCGCCTACAATCTGATCCGCCTGCCCAAGCTGCTGGCGGTGCAGCTATGA